One Ranitomeya variabilis isolate aRanVar5 chromosome 4, aRanVar5.hap1, whole genome shotgun sequence genomic window, GTGTCCCCTTTATTGaatgctgccctggttccagaagaggaaAACCTGGAGCCAATGGAGGCCTGCAGGCCAGAAGTAAGCGCGATGCActccacacacagcagcacacagggacagGGACACGTGATGTGAGAAGAGTGCCAGAGCGAGTGGGAACAGCAGCTCGCCCATGACTACGTCGCTTGGGCCCTTTACACAGCCGCCCAAGAAGtggtgcatcacattagatgctccaattctggcactttgccttagCTCTTCTCAATTGCTCTGGTGCGTTGGCAATCAAGGTAATAGGGTTTgtgattgatgtcagctgtgagtTGTCAAAAAAAAACAACTGACCTCAAAccctaggattagtaatggaggcgCGTCTGTCAggcatccccattactaacccaggaaGTAAAAAGAAAAATCACCATTTCTGAGGCAGCTGTGGGATTCCATttgtaggctgggaaggggccaatatccagcatgataatgtcagctcacagctgtctgttttacctgtgctggttacgaaaaatgggggggaccccacatcacttATTTCATCTGTCCAATGAGCTCCAGAGGGTGCAATATTATAATATATCGGAGGCTTTGCAACCATATGTCTGTCCACATCTATCTATTGCTATCTATTATCTACCGTATCTCTACAGCTTTCTTTGGAGTCCAAAAACACTAGAAAAAAGCAGGTGAAAAACATGagcaaaaatgcagtgttttttccACTGCATTTTTCCTGCTAAGAGGTGCAGAAATGTTAGcatccaaatactgaacatgtgcacagacccaaagAAATCAGAATGTCTTATGGACCCCAAGACGGTACTGATAACAACTGCCAAAACAAGACTGTTTCGACCGGCGCATAGAGGGTCGCAGCCTCAAGCTGGCAGGTTAGGGATTCACTTACTTTTGATTAAAGTGATGGGGCCAAAATAATTAGCGTCCATGATCTTCTTGTCCAGCTCCAGGGTGACGCTGTGTGCCGGTCCCTTGATCTTCATGCTGGCATTGTTAATCAGCACGTCCACGCATCCGTAGCAGTCCTGGATCTCTTTGCCCATGGCTTCGATGTCGTTGATGTCGCTAATGTCCAGAAGGACGAGTTTGGGGGTAAAAGTCTGTAGAGGGGGGAAGGAAATATGGTCAATGTGTGATGGTGTCCACCTACGGTATCGCTGCATGACGGAATAGATACCACGTACCACACTGGGGTCGGCGACGCTAATCAGGGCATCGTGCAGCGCTTCCAGCTTCTCCCAGGTTTTACCACAGAGAACCAGGCGAGCGCCAGCAGCGTGGAAAACTCTGGAACATTCTAGAAAATGTGAAATGGTGACCTGACAAAATACTGCGCGTGTAGCATCCCATCACCCACCACATGAACTGCTCCTCACCTTTACCCAGTCCAGAAACAGCATCCGTGATCACCACCACTTTATTTTTTACCGCTGATCTGGACATCAGTCGCACCACCTCCCGATAGATGTAAATGATGCCACTTATCCCCAGTAAGAGCAGCGGCAAAATGAGAAAAGTTAGGAATCCCATTATTcctgaaagcaaaaaaaaattcaaaaactttccctaaaaacatacaaaaaaccccAAATGTTATCATATGGTGTAATGATAAATATAGCTCCGTACTGCGCACAAGGCCACCTGGACTCATTTCATGTGCGGTAAAATATTCAGAAACtcttactttttattatttttagtttctGAGGGAGGGTCAGATTTTTTGGGATTTTCTTTTTTCATCAAATTTTCATCCTCGAAATCAGAGAATAGAAAGATTGCacccaaaaatgcaaaaacagcagaaatactgcacagtaacaggacccagtACATGTGGGGTGCCTCAGGGTCCTGgttatcgcagtggtattgctttcctctcggggagagtgatgctacgtttggtggcaaagaaggataactgcatccaggtatcgcaaaagtagcgcccccactgccgcagggccgaggggtacccggtaccgggcttctgagtctctgctctgggattgtcacggtggctagacccggcccgtgaccctgctgaggggcgtacaatgaaggtggagggaatggtgatgatgatgtggtggtgcggtgcaggtcgcagtaaataacgaggacaccaggttgcagtctctttacctctttactgaaggtcccaggatcctcagtccagaatacggttaactgggctgcgcaagtccggccagtccgatggcacctccagagttccctttgcaggtggaaatctgtgcctaccttctagcgcttgtgtgttgtggtcctcccctgctgtgcttacgggatagtccccacaactgttgtgtctgtttctgaagttccctcacaactcgattaagatgttctgcttcgtcccccagatgatatggctaggacacacccgtatgacgggtaggctcggagttcttccgggaccctagcgtcgcccctctcctattgttgccccctgtgtcttcgtaggtgatttgtgtgagacagcccgcctatagctgactgtcctgccgtaggtttgaagtattgcttggagcctagtacttcctcggcgttccggccaccggctacgcgcctcagtaggatgttgcctcgtcttacagcacgactcctactggtatttctccttgttgcgttgatttcgtttctcactcagcacaatgaacctcgcttcttgtcctttcttggggtaccgccgctatctcgtgcaggcgcagtcccgtaacattctctctgttcgctaggcctctgtcaggatcccacccctgacagggacccccctgagtctctccccgcaacaccctctgccacagggtgttgcctgttcgattcccagtcagcttctgtctaactttctgcctaacccccagttttagaagattgtgaggagtggcctaatacatagaacccttagctccccctagaggccagactgtgaagtgtattggtgactgtgatacctggtcagaagaactccttcagtgccatcagacgtaccatagccccccttagcggcggagcatcagtactgcaacgaccaggactctggggcgctgcactcccccccggttaaatccagtactcctggactgggaagaaaacaacaatacatgtcagcaaaaagacatacaattttggaaatgcaataacaataagtaaatttgaacagagcttccctttatgggaggtgaggacacttgaacgttacaaacctggttaaatactttaaataacatactataaataacttttcttacccagccaggtattctacttagtgcaatttctgaacaataatttaacattgcctttaaggatgtacacactgaatccactaaagaccttcttataaaacattataaggctaatcaactttttcttcattttccctttttacatctgcaggaccgcctgtctacttgcccaggcctatcgcctctcgttctattacaggaccgcccctttcagcccgggcctactgcctttctgctactatacacagtatagaacttatcttccatctctcaattcaagatcaccgagccatctctgtatggctcctaggaggactcaccgattaaccccatctgggttcacttcctgtcctcattttctgacacatcattaaacatttcttactatcaactgtctgactacatataagtttacatgtaagcattatcactatttctcttaaggcatcattatactctaagtgctatggatgaacgttccctttaagaggggaccaagtctctatgaggtagtgcaacttctcaagctgcaagtccgtacgcagcaaggactccggtactgcttccaggaacagtttcttcgcaaagagtcctttcttttataaaaccagtagaggacacctttaagaaggtgcaaactatttacaaggagtttgtaatcatgcagtgttcatgatccagcagttctttcaacaatgataagacaggaacaaaaacaaaaagcaaaagaagggatcccgggtaaacaaagggatccctttaagagttaaccctagtcgggtcatagcagcaagaggacaaacagttaactatatacaaatgatgaagcattcttgcttactcagctcctggctgcgcagggggcggtctccttccgggcctcaccaggccaacgggtcgcgttggcGTTGCAGAAACCGGTCCCAGTTAGgataggatccctcgtcgggacaccctcctcgctcggggatgagcacgacccgtagccacacggtgagcctggattccctggggttccgcgggggcaggttccggcaccttccctgcaggaggctcgtcctccgacgtcccggcagcagcctggagtgctacgcaccgttggacgccccgagctatccagccagtttcgccagtttccctcctccatcGCGTTTAGGTTACTGCATCCCCGGGTTCTAGGTCGCGGccataccttcctccgcagggctccacctcttctcggtcaacacggacctgtagtggctccccgatctcttgaataactccccttcctttccgggagttgaaggacacaacaccccagtgtgacggcggggtctcttcgacgctcgtcagatcgacctgggctgcaggctagggtctgttccgccatgcggtcatcaggcaccgcaggtgttctacctccggcaggatcctcaggccctgtgcctgcagctcacactctgccgctgccgggatggaggaagcagggaacaccggagttaggcggacctccgtaggctgacccagccgagcgatcacacgagcgtcggcctcaaggcgacgtgctatctgctgggcctcggctgcggccacacactcctcagacggcggccagttgggtctgctgtcatgatctctgcaggcagagatcatagcaagcctataaagggacaagctctcggaagatggaactatactgaccatgaactaagcctgccgcgcaactagaaatagccaggtagcatttcctatttatcgctagatgcccagctctggcctaagacctaaatagctagcagagggaaatataagacctggctcacctctagagaaatattcccaagaagacagtagccccccacatataatgacggtgagttcagatgaaactacaaacgcagcaggaaaatagtcttagcaaatttgaggtccgcttactagatagcagaagacagatagtatactttcatggtcagcagaaaaacactaacaaaacaccatccagagattaccttaaactctggcattaactcataacgccagagtagcaatccctgatcaacgagagctttccagacacagtaacaaaacttcagctgtgaactggaacaaataggcaaaacaaaacatggacaaaagtccaacttaactagtagttgtctagaagcaggaacaagcactgagaggcatcagataacattgttgaccggcaagaaaccaccagagaaatgagcttaaatagcgacacccactactgatggaaccaggtgaaacaggaaagaggatgacaagtccaattccacaagcggccaccgggggagcccagaatccaaattcacaacagtacccccccctcaaggagggggcaccgaaccctcaccagatccaccagggcgaccaggatgagccctatggaaggcacgaacaagatcagaagcatgaacatcagatgcattgacccaagaattatcctcctggccgtaacccttccagttgaccagatactggagtttccgtctggaaacacgagagtccaaaattttctcaacaacgtactccaactcaccctcaaccaacaccggagcaggaggctcaactgaaggtacaacaggtacctcatacctgcgcaataacgaccgatgaaaaacgttatgaatggaaaaggacgcagggaggtccaaacggaaagaaacaggattaagaatctccaatattctataagggccgatgaaccgaggtttaaacttaggagaagagaccctcatagggacaaaacgagaagacaaccacactaaatctccaacacaaagccgagaaccaacacgacgatgacggttggcaaaacgctgagtcttctcctgggacaacttcaaattgtccataacctgcccccagatgtgatgcaatctctccaccaccgcatccactccaggacaatccgaggattccacctgaccggaggaaaatcgagggtgaaaccccgaattacagaaaaacggggacaccaaggtggaagaactggcccgattattgagggcgaactctgccaatggcaaaaaagcaacccaatcatcctggtcagcagagacaaaacacctcagatatgtctcaagggtctgattagtccgctcggtctggccattagtctgagggtgaaaagcagatgaaaaagacaaatctatgcccatcctagcacagaatgcccgccaaaatctagacacaaattgggtacctctgtcagaaacaatattctcaggaataccgtgcaatcggacaacattctgaaaaaacagaggaaccaactcagaagaagaaggcaacttgggcagaggaaccaaatggaccattttagagaaacggtcacagaccacccagatgacagacatcttctgggaaacaggcagatctgaaataaaatccatcgagatgtgtgtccaaggcctcttaggaataggcaagggcaacagcagtccgctagcccgagaactacaagacttggcccgagcacaaacgtcacatgactgcacaaagactcgcacatctcgtgacagagaaggccaccagaaggatcttgccaccaaatccctggtaccaaaaattccgggatgacctgccaatgcagaagaatgtacctcagagatgactctgctggtccaatcatccggaacaaacagtctatcaggcggacaacgatccggtctatccgcctgaaactcttgcaaggaccgccgcagatcaggagaaacagccgacaaaattactccctccctaaggatacctgtgggttcagaattaccaggagagtccgggtcaaaactcctagaaagggcatctgccttaacattcttagaacccggtaggtatgacaccacaaaattaaaacgagaaaaaaataaagaccagcgcgcctgtctaggattcaggcgtctggcagtctcaagataaatcaaatttttgtggtcagtcaataccaccacctgatgcctagccccctcgagccaatggcgccactcctcaaacgcccacttcatggccaaaagctcccgattcccaacatcataattccgctctgcgggcgaaaatttgcgagaaaagaaggcacaaggcctaatgacggagcagtcggaacctttctgcgacaacactgccccagctccgatctccgaagcgtcaacctcaacctgaaaaggcagattcacatcaggctgacgcaacacaggggcagaggcaaaacggcgcttaagctcctgaaaggcctctacagcatgaggggaccaattagcaacatcagcgccttgtctggtcaaatcagtcagtggtttaacgacatccgaaaaaccagcaataaatcggcggtaaaagttggcaaagcccaaaaatctctgaagacccttaagagaggagggctgagtccagtcacaaatagcttgcaccttgacgggatccatctcaatggaagagggagaaaaaatataccccaaaaaggaaattttctggaccccaaaaacgcacttagaccccttcacacataaagaattagaccgcagaacctgaaaaactctcctgacctgctggacatgagagtcccagtcatcagaaaaaatcagaatatcatccagatatattatcataaatttatccagaaaatcgcggaaaatatcatgcataaaagactgaaaaactgaaggggcattagaaagaccaaaaggcatgaccaaatactcaaagtggccctcgggcgtattaaatgcggtcttccactcatccccctgcctgatccgcaccaaattatacgccccacgaagatcaattttagagaaccacttagcaccctctatacgagcaaacaaatccgtaagcaatggcaatgggtattgatacttaacagtgatcttattcagaagccgataatcaatacatggtctcaaagagccgtctttttttgagacaaagaaaaacccagctcccaagggagaagaagatggacgaatatgtcccttttccaaagactcctttatatattcccgcatagcagcatgttccggcacagacaaattaaacaaacgaccctttggatatttacaacccggtatcaaatctatggcacaatcgcactcacggtgcggaggtaacgacccaagcttgggttcgtcaaagacgtcttgataatcagagaggaactcagggacttcagagggaatggacgacgaaatagaaaccaaaggtacgtccccatgaatacccttacatccccagctcaacacagacattgctctccagtccaagactgggttgtgagactgcaaccatggcaatcccagtaccaaatcgtcatgtaaattatacagcaccaggaaacgaataatctcctggtgatccggattgataagcatggttacttgtgtccagtattgtggtttattattagccaatggggtggagtcaatccccttcagaggaataagagtctccaaaggctctaaattaaaaccacaacgattggcaaaggaccaatccataagactcagagcggcgccagagtcaacataggcgtccgtggcaatggatgacaaagagcaaatcagggttacagacaaaataaacttagactgaatggtgccaatggaaacagacttatcaagcttctttgtacgcctagagcatgctgatataacatgagtagaatccccacaatagaaacacaatccattcttccgtctaaaattctgtcgctcgctcctggacagaattctatcacactgcatactttctggcgtcttttccatagacaccgccagatggtgcaccggtttgcgctcccgcagacgcctatcaatctgaatagccattgtcatggactcattcagacctgcaggcaaagggaaccccaccataacatccttaacggcatcagagagaccttctctgaaagttgccgccaaagcgcactcattccactgagtaagcacagaccatttacggaatttttggcagaaaacttcagcttcgtcttgcccctgagatagtgccatcaaagttttttctgcctgaagttccaaatgaggttcctcataaagcaagcccaaggccagaaaaaacgcatccacatcgcgtaacgcaggatcccctgctggcaatgagaaggcccaatcttgagggtcacccctgagcaaggaaatcacaatcctaacctgctgagcagggtctccagctgaacgagacttcagggacaaataaagcttacaattatttcggaaattctggaagctagctctattccctgtgaagaactccggcaaaggaattctcggctcagataccggagcatgtaccacaaaatcttgtaaattttgtactttcgtgatgagattattcaaacccgcagttacactctggagatccattattgtcaggtgcacacagagcatacagagattaggaggagagagagaaaaaagactgcagcaaggcagactggagaaaaaaaaaaaaaaaaaaaaaaaaaattccagcagacttcttataactctcctttctcaacctgggtctttaacactttatgtggccggtcaaactgtcatgatctctgcaggcagagatcatagcaagcctataaagggacaagctctcggaagatggaactatactgaccatgaactaagcctgccgcgcaactagaaatagccaggtagcatttcctatttatcgctagatgcccagctctggcctaagacctaaatagctagcagagggaaatataagacctggctcacctctagagaaatattcccaagaagacagtagccccccacatataatgacggtgagttcagatgaaactacaaacgcagcaggaaaatagtcttagcaaatttgaggtccgcttactagatagcagaagacagatagtatactttcatggtcagcagaaaaatactaacaaaacaccatccagagattaccttaaactctggcattaactcataacgccagagtagcaatccctgatcaacgagagctttccagacacagtaacaaaacttcagctgtgaactggaacaaataggcaaaacaaaacatggacaaaagtccaacttaactagtagttgtctagaagcaggaacaagcactgagaggcatcagataacattgttgaccggcaagaaaccaccagagaaatgagcttaaatagcgacacccactactgatggaaccaggtgaaacaggaaagaggatgacaagtccaattccacaagcggccaccgggggagcccagaatccaaattcacaacagtctgcccattggtagctccgtaagggccagtccctgcaacgatggtgcatctggggctgtgtcgggtggtgcagcctcatgctgggtcgggttgtccccacgcggtgctcccggcgtcgccatctttgcttcctctccagtgtcttcttctcgcggtctcttttgtgggcggccccgtctccatggtctccaccctccaaagaggatgagaaggcggacctcggctgctgacggagacgtcctcaggatgcaaaaatgtttagactgggcggccattgtctttcgcgctctttagctggtccacgcccactccacgcccctcttcttctcctgcgctcccctcagcgctgtaatggcggcggtttttggcggcaaatggcaatccacagtctttgcaataagtcacagtccaagtataataaatcacagttctaaggcacacatgacctgattcttcaggtttaact contains:
- the DHRS7C gene encoding dehydrogenase/reductase SDR family member 7C, which codes for MGFLTFLILPLLLLGISGIIYIYREVVRLMSRSAVKNKVVVITDAVSGLGKECSRVFHAAGARLVLCGKTWEKLEALHDALISVADPSVTFTPKLVLLDISDINDIEAMGKEIQDCYGCVDVLINNASMKIKGPAHSVTLELDKKIMDANYFGPITLIKTILPHMISRRTGQIVLVNNIQGKLGVPFRAAYAASKHAIQGFFDCLRAEVEEFDVFVSTVSPTFIRSYHVQPQPGNFEASIWKFFFRKLSYGVHPVEVAEEVLRTVSRRKQEVFMANPVPKVALYIRTFLPELFFAVVATGVKEKHFVEEEK